A section of the Brevundimonas sp. AJA228-03 genome encodes:
- the aroA gene encoding 3-phosphoshikimate 1-carboxyvinyltransferase, producing the protein MTHPAHLTARPGAPLRGTVRAPGDKSISHRSMILGAMASGVTGIDGLLEGDDVLATARAAEAFGATVENLGGGRWRVTGQGGFRTPASVIDCGNAGTGVRLLMGAAAGYPITATFDGDASLRGRPMGRVTDPLARMGARFDWSGRPDLLPATLTGGTLSAIDHVQTVASAQVKSAILLAGLNAVGTTSVTEPERSRDHTERMLRAFGAVVDVEDKGEGWVIRLRGGQSLTGTAVSVPGDPSSAAFPLAAGLIVPGSAVMVEGVMLNPLRTGLFDTWIEMGADLTIANRRVSGGEDVGDITARHSVLKGVVVPESRAASMIDEYPILAATAAFADGTTVMRGVGEMRVKESDRIRLMVDGLRACGVAVEEEPEGFLVTGGPVPGGATVHTAHDHRIAMSHIVLGLAAGRAVTVDEPDMIATSFPGFVEMMRGLGGDLS; encoded by the coding sequence GTGACCCACCCTGCCCATCTGACCGCGCGACCGGGCGCGCCCTTGCGCGGGACCGTGCGGGCTCCGGGCGACAAGTCGATCTCTCACCGCTCCATGATCCTGGGGGCCATGGCCAGCGGCGTGACCGGGATCGACGGCCTGCTGGAAGGCGACGACGTCCTGGCCACCGCCCGTGCGGCAGAGGCCTTCGGGGCGACCGTCGAAAACCTTGGGGGTGGACGCTGGCGGGTGACCGGCCAGGGCGGGTTCCGCACCCCGGCGAGTGTCATCGACTGCGGCAACGCCGGCACCGGCGTGAGACTGCTTATGGGGGCGGCGGCCGGCTATCCGATTACGGCGACGTTTGATGGCGACGCCTCGTTGCGCGGTCGCCCGATGGGCCGCGTCACCGACCCCCTCGCCCGCATGGGCGCGCGCTTCGACTGGAGCGGAAGGCCCGACCTGCTGCCGGCGACCCTGACTGGCGGAACCCTGTCGGCCATCGACCATGTCCAGACCGTCGCCTCCGCCCAGGTCAAGTCGGCCATCCTGCTGGCAGGGCTGAATGCGGTCGGCACCACGTCCGTCACCGAGCCGGAGCGGAGCCGGGACCACACGGAGCGGATGCTGCGCGCCTTCGGGGCCGTGGTGGATGTCGAGGATAAGGGCGAGGGCTGGGTCATCCGCCTGCGCGGGGGCCAGTCCCTGACGGGGACTGCCGTCTCCGTGCCCGGAGACCCCTCCTCTGCTGCCTTTCCGCTGGCCGCCGGGCTGATCGTTCCGGGATCGGCGGTCATGGTCGAGGGCGTGATGCTGAATCCCCTTCGGACGGGTCTGTTCGACACCTGGATCGAGATGGGGGCCGACCTGACCATCGCGAACCGCCGCGTCTCGGGCGGCGAGGATGTCGGCGACATCACGGCCCGCCACTCGGTCCTGAAGGGTGTCGTCGTGCCCGAAAGCCGCGCCGCCTCCATGATTGACGAATACCCGATCCTGGCCGCCACCGCCGCCTTCGCGGACGGGACCACGGTCATGCGCGGCGTCGGCGAAATGCGGGTCAAGGAAAGCGACCGCATCCGTCTGATGGTCGATGGCCTGCGCGCCTGTGGCGTCGCCGTGGAGGAAGAACCCGAAGGCTTCCTCGTCACCGGTGGACCTGTTCCCGGCGGCGCGACGGTCCACACCGCCCACGATCACCGCATCGCCATGAGCCACATCGTGCTGGGCCTGGCCGCCGGGCGAGCCGTGACCGTCGACGAACCCGACATGATCGCCACCAGCTTTCCCGGCTTCGTGGAGATGATGCGGGGACTGGGCGGAGATCTTTCGTGA
- the rpsA gene encoding 30S ribosomal protein S1 yields MSDTLNPTRDDFSALLDEQLQGRDLGEGQVVHGRVVGIEKDILIIDVGLKTEGRISIREFAIGEGSVVPKVGDNVEVYLERVENALGEAVISRDKARREEAWTRLEIVFAEGVPVNGAIVGRVKGGFTVDLGGASAFLPGSQVDIRPVRDVGPLMGKEQPFQILKMDRPRGNIVVSRRAILEEARAEQRTELVGQLQEGEVRDGVVKNITDYGAFVDLGGIDGLLHVTDMSWKRVSHPSQVLAVGDTVQVQIVKINPDTQRISLGMKQLQSDPWDGVEAKYPPGAKYTGRITNITDYGAFVELEAGVEGLVHVSEMSWTKKNVHPGKIVSTSQEVDVVVLDVDASKRRISLGLKQAQDNPWDAFVAQHPIGSTVEGEVKNATEFGLFIGLDNDIDGMVHLSDLDWSVSGEEAIQRYRKGEMVKAKVLDVDVEKERVSLGIKQLGGDPVGDGDTYKKGQTVTVTVTSIESGGIEVKFGEDGAPVTSFVRKSDISRDKNEQRPERFAVGDRVDAQITSIDKATRRISVSIKALEMADEKEAIEQFGSSDSGASLGDILGAALREKAKQD; encoded by the coding sequence ATGTCTGATACCCTCAACCCCACGCGCGACGACTTTTCGGCGCTGCTCGACGAACAACTGCAAGGCCGCGATCTCGGCGAAGGCCAGGTCGTTCACGGCCGCGTCGTCGGCATCGAAAAGGACATCCTGATCATCGACGTCGGTCTGAAGACCGAGGGCCGCATCTCGATCCGCGAGTTCGCCATCGGCGAAGGCTCCGTGGTCCCCAAGGTCGGCGACAACGTCGAAGTCTATCTGGAGCGTGTCGAGAACGCCCTGGGTGAGGCCGTCATCAGCCGCGACAAGGCGCGTCGCGAAGAAGCCTGGACCCGTCTGGAAATCGTCTTCGCCGAAGGCGTGCCGGTCAACGGCGCCATCGTGGGCCGGGTCAAGGGCGGCTTCACGGTCGACCTGGGTGGCGCATCCGCCTTCCTCCCCGGCAGCCAGGTCGACATCCGCCCCGTGCGCGACGTCGGCCCGCTGATGGGCAAGGAACAGCCGTTCCAGATCCTCAAGATGGACCGTCCGCGCGGCAATATCGTCGTCTCGCGTCGTGCGATCCTTGAAGAGGCCCGCGCCGAACAGCGCACCGAGCTGGTCGGCCAGCTGCAGGAAGGTGAAGTCCGCGACGGCGTCGTCAAGAACATCACCGACTACGGCGCGTTCGTGGACCTGGGCGGCATCGACGGCCTGCTGCACGTCACAGATATGTCGTGGAAGCGCGTCTCCCACCCGTCGCAGGTGCTCGCCGTCGGCGACACCGTCCAGGTGCAGATCGTCAAGATCAACCCGGACACCCAGCGCATCTCGCTGGGCATGAAGCAGCTGCAGTCCGATCCGTGGGACGGCGTCGAAGCCAAATACCCGCCGGGCGCGAAATACACGGGCCGCATCACCAACATCACCGACTACGGCGCCTTCGTGGAGCTGGAGGCCGGCGTCGAGGGCCTGGTCCACGTCTCGGAAATGTCCTGGACCAAAAAGAACGTCCACCCCGGCAAGATCGTCTCGACCTCGCAGGAAGTCGATGTGGTGGTCCTGGATGTCGACGCCTCCAAGCGCCGCATCAGCCTCGGCCTCAAGCAGGCCCAGGACAATCCGTGGGATGCCTTCGTGGCCCAGCACCCGATCGGTTCGACCGTCGAGGGCGAGGTCAAGAACGCCACCGAGTTCGGCCTGTTCATCGGTCTGGACAACGACATCGACGGCATGGTGCACCTGTCCGATCTCGACTGGTCGGTCTCGGGTGAGGAAGCCATCCAGCGCTACCGCAAGGGCGAGATGGTCAAGGCCAAGGTGCTCGACGTAGACGTCGAGAAGGAACGCGTCTCGCTCGGCATCAAGCAGCTGGGCGGCGATCCCGTCGGCGACGGCGATACCTACAAGAAGGGCCAGACCGTCACCGTGACCGTTACGTCCATCGAGTCGGGCGGTATCGAGGTCAAGTTCGGCGAAGACGGTGCGCCGGTCACGTCCTTCGTGCGCAAGTCGGACATCAGCCGCGACAAGAACGAGCAGCGCCCCGAGCGTTTCGCCGTCGGCGATCGCGTCGACGCCCAGATCACGAGCATCGACAAGGCCACCCGTCGCATCTCCGTCTCGATCAAGGCCCTGGAAATGGCCGACGAGAAGGAAGCCATCGAACAGTTCGGATCCTCGGATTCCGGTGCCTCGCTGGGCGACATTCTGGGCGCGGCTTTGCGCGAGAAGGCCAAGCAGGACTGA
- a CDS encoding M1 family metallopeptidase: MRGFFLAATGLVAALSAGMASAQVSVGPVQQTTGTFEDKFRQFEGEDWPSPTDYRSASGAPGFRYWQQKVDYDIDVSLDEPTRTLTGTETVTYTNNSPDRLGYLWLLLDQQNYRRASIAERTRTVGDAATVSVGEVLRVQRFQEWEGGFNDLKITGPDGQDLTYTITDTLLRIDLPQTLGTGESFTFTIRFTLPLPETNVVGGRSGYECFTKAWEDGNCIFLAAQWFPRLAVYSDYEGWHQAQFLGSGEFTLEFGDYDVSITAPADHVVAATGELANPEILSEAQRSRLAQARTADEPVYIVTPAEAAAAEASPARSGTRTWHFVADNVRDFGWAASRKFVWDALGVEQDSTEHPVVMAMSFYPKEARPLWDAYSTKAIAHTLDVYNQFALTYPYPTAQSVNGPVGGMEYPMITFNGPRPVRGDDGSLTYTERAKTGLIGVVIHEVGHTYFPMIVNSDERQWTWMDEGLNSFLQFEAQKLWDPDFPSRGEPRDIVEYMISQDQVPVMTQSDSLLQFGNNAYAKPATALVILRETVMGRELFDRAFREYSQRWMFKRPTPFDFFRTMEESSGMDLDWFWRGWFYTTDHVDIALDNVVRVNLQSTDPDERARADRERFRQQPVSRTAAVNQEAGIQTVIERDSGVLDYYDETDQFTVTATQRRDAASAAARADADRRRAQGFRDNIYRLTFSNVGGLVMPVIVKMNFADGTSETVRIPAEIWRRNSQRVVWQYTSSRTLVSAELDPLWETADSDRSNNSFPQSIVPSVVPLAPAGPQGQNRMRDDDRRVTPDSLRTRPAS; the protein is encoded by the coding sequence ATGCGTGGATTCTTCCTGGCGGCGACAGGTCTTGTCGCGGCGCTCTCGGCCGGGATGGCGTCCGCCCAGGTCAGCGTCGGGCCCGTGCAACAGACGACCGGCACGTTCGAGGACAAGTTCCGTCAGTTCGAGGGCGAGGACTGGCCCAGCCCGACCGACTATCGCAGCGCGTCGGGCGCGCCCGGCTTCCGCTACTGGCAGCAGAAGGTCGATTACGACATCGACGTCTCGCTGGATGAGCCGACCCGGACGCTGACGGGGACCGAGACCGTCACCTACACCAACAACTCGCCCGACCGGCTGGGGTATCTGTGGCTGCTGCTGGATCAGCAGAACTATCGTCGGGCATCGATCGCCGAACGCACCCGTACCGTCGGCGACGCGGCCACCGTCAGTGTCGGCGAGGTGCTGCGCGTCCAGCGATTCCAGGAGTGGGAGGGCGGGTTCAACGACCTGAAGATCACCGGCCCGGACGGGCAGGACCTGACCTATACGATCACCGATACCCTGCTGCGGATCGACCTGCCGCAGACCCTGGGAACGGGCGAGAGCTTCACCTTTACCATCCGCTTCACCCTGCCGCTGCCCGAGACGAATGTCGTCGGGGGCCGGTCGGGCTATGAGTGTTTCACCAAGGCCTGGGAGGACGGCAACTGCATCTTCCTGGCGGCCCAGTGGTTCCCGCGCCTGGCGGTCTATTCGGACTACGAGGGCTGGCATCAGGCCCAGTTCCTGGGGTCGGGCGAGTTCACCCTGGAGTTCGGCGACTACGACGTCTCGATCACCGCGCCGGCCGACCATGTCGTGGCCGCGACCGGCGAACTGGCCAACCCCGAGATCCTGAGCGAAGCGCAGCGGTCGCGTCTGGCCCAGGCCCGGACCGCCGACGAGCCCGTCTATATCGTCACGCCCGCCGAGGCCGCCGCAGCCGAGGCCTCGCCCGCGCGGTCGGGCACCCGCACCTGGCATTTCGTCGCCGACAATGTGCGCGACTTTGGCTGGGCGGCCAGCCGCAAGTTCGTCTGGGACGCCCTGGGGGTCGAACAGGACTCAACCGAGCACCCGGTCGTGATGGCCATGTCCTTCTATCCGAAGGAGGCCCGCCCGCTTTGGGACGCCTATTCCACCAAGGCCATCGCCCACACCCTGGACGTCTACAACCAGTTCGCCCTGACCTATCCCTATCCCACCGCCCAGTCGGTCAACGGGCCGGTCGGTGGCATGGAATATCCGATGATCACCTTCAACGGGCCGCGGCCGGTGCGGGGGGACGACGGCTCTCTGACCTATACCGAGCGGGCCAAGACCGGGCTGATCGGGGTGGTGATCCACGAGGTCGGTCACACCTATTTCCCGATGATCGTCAACTCCGACGAGCGCCAGTGGACATGGATGGACGAAGGGTTGAACAGCTTCCTGCAGTTCGAGGCGCAGAAGCTGTGGGATCCCGACTTCCCCTCGCGTGGCGAGCCCCGTGACATCGTCGAATACATGATCAGCCAGGACCAGGTGCCGGTCATGACCCAGTCCGACTCCCTGCTGCAGTTCGGCAACAACGCCTATGCCAAGCCCGCGACGGCCCTGGTGATCCTGCGCGAGACCGTCATGGGCCGCGAGCTGTTCGACCGGGCGTTCCGCGAATACTCCCAGCGCTGGATGTTCAAACGCCCGACGCCGTTCGACTTTTTCCGCACCATGGAGGAGTCGTCGGGCATGGATCTGGACTGGTTCTGGCGCGGCTGGTTCTACACCACCGACCATGTCGACATCGCGCTCGACAATGTGGTGCGCGTGAACCTGCAGTCGACCGACCCGGACGAGCGCGCCCGCGCCGACCGCGAACGCTTCCGGCAGCAGCCGGTCAGCCGCACCGCCGCCGTCAATCAGGAGGCCGGCATCCAGACGGTCATCGAGCGCGACAGCGGCGTGCTGGATTACTACGACGAGACCGACCAGTTCACCGTTACCGCCACCCAGCGCAGGGATGCGGCCTCGGCCGCCGCCCGTGCCGATGCCGACCGCAGGCGCGCACAGGGTTTCCGCGACAACATCTATCGCCTGACCTTCTCCAACGTCGGTGGTCTTGTCATGCCGGTGATCGTCAAGATGAATTTCGCGGACGGGACCAGCGAGACGGTCCGCATTCCGGCAGAGATCTGGCGCCGCAACAGCCAGCGCGTGGTCTGGCAGTACACCTCGTCCAGGACGCTGGTGTCTGCCGAGCTGGACCCCCTTTGGGAGACGGCGGACTCGGACCGGTCGAACAACAGCTTCCCGCAATCGATCGTGCCCTCGGTCGTGCCTCTGGCACCGGCCGGTCCCCAGGGCCAGAACCGGATGCGCGACGACGACCGCCGCGTCACCCCCGACAGCCTGCGAACCCGACCCGCTTCCTGA
- a CDS encoding TIGR02300 family protein, which produces MADPKLGAKQVCPNCQAKFYDLQRRPAHCPKCDTEFDPEEAIKLRSRRGRPGGYAADDAEDQVVEKKATDDEDEEEDVVTPEIDQEGHEPILTPDDEDDVVADPTEEPGMGSTEGDDDDVLADDDDDDSVPFIEDEDDDAFGEDVVKGGKDDDL; this is translated from the coding sequence GTGGCCGATCCCAAACTTGGCGCCAAGCAGGTCTGTCCGAACTGCCAGGCCAAATTCTACGACCTTCAGCGCCGTCCGGCGCACTGCCCCAAATGCGATACCGAGTTCGATCCCGAAGAAGCGATCAAGCTGCGCAGCCGTCGCGGCCGTCCGGGTGGCTATGCCGCTGACGACGCCGAGGATCAGGTCGTCGAGAAGAAGGCGACCGACGACGAGGATGAAGAGGAAGACGTGGTCACGCCGGAAATCGATCAGGAAGGCCATGAGCCGATCCTGACGCCGGACGACGAGGACGACGTGGTCGCCGACCCGACCGAAGAGCCCGGCATGGGTTCGACCGAAGGCGATGACGATGATGTCCTGGCCGACGACGACGACGACGATTCCGTGCCCTTCATCGAGGACGAGGATGACGACGCCTTCGGCGAAGACGTCGTCAAGGGCGGCAAGGACGACGATCTGTAG
- the mscL gene encoding large-conductance mechanosensitive channel protein MscL: MGLVSEFKEFIARGNVIDLAVGVIIGASFGKIVTSLVEQVVMPPIGLLLGGVDFSHLQWVLRPENLATEEIEEVAIQYGAFLNTVIQFLIVAFVIFLMVKAINKLKRAEAVAPSAPPVPSASEVLLAEIRDELKSRPR; encoded by the coding sequence ATGGGTCTGGTTTCCGAATTCAAGGAATTCATCGCGCGCGGCAACGTGATCGACCTCGCCGTCGGCGTCATCATCGGTGCCTCGTTCGGAAAGATCGTCACCAGCCTGGTCGAACAGGTTGTCATGCCGCCGATCGGCCTCCTGCTGGGCGGCGTCGACTTTTCCCATCTTCAGTGGGTGCTTCGCCCCGAGAATCTCGCCACCGAAGAGATCGAGGAAGTGGCCATCCAGTATGGCGCTTTCCTGAATACCGTCATCCAGTTCCTGATCGTCGCCTTCGTGATCTTCCTGATGGTCAAGGCGATCAACAAGCTGAAACGCGCCGAGGCTGTGGCCCCGTCGGCGCCGCCGGTGCCTTCGGCCTCTGAGGTTCTGCTGGCCGAAATTCGCGATGAGCTGAAATCCCGGCCTCGTTGA
- a CDS encoding MFS transporter, whose translation MTTASTEPQSLARNDRLVILASSVGTVIEWYDFYLYGSLAAIITTQFFSGVNETTGYIFALMAFAAGFAVRPFGAIVFGRLGDLWGRKNTFLVTMLLMGLSTFVVGLLPNYAAIGIAAPIILVLMRLIQGLALGGEYGGAATYVAEHAPPGKRGFYTSFIQITATAGLMISLLVILGTRFAVGEAAFLDWGWRIPFLVSILMLGVSLLIRLKLAESPAFARMKAEGKGSATPLKDSFGKWPNLKLVLIALFGLAAGQAVVWYTGQFYAMFFLERVLKVDGPLAQLMTAAALFLATPFFVFWGWLSDKVGRKPIILGGCLIAALTYFPLFHALTGAANPQLAAATASSPVVVHADPSDCAFQFDPVGKQTFTSSCDLAKSYLAKAGVTYSNAIAPAGSAAEIRIGAATVKSFNSVIAEDVQSASRPAGAITRAEFAVRKTAFEKDLAAALASAGYPARADSALVNKPLTIAILFALVFYVTMVYGPIAAALVEMFPTNIRYTSMSLPYHIGNGWFGGFLPTTAFAMVAATGNIYYGLWYPVVIAVVTAIVGLLLVREGKAVDIHA comes from the coding sequence ATGACCACAGCGAGCACCGAGCCTCAGAGCCTGGCCCGGAACGACCGGTTGGTCATCCTCGCCTCCTCGGTCGGCACGGTGATCGAATGGTATGATTTCTACCTGTATGGATCCCTCGCCGCGATCATCACCACCCAGTTCTTCTCGGGCGTGAACGAAACGACGGGCTACATCTTCGCACTCATGGCCTTCGCCGCCGGGTTCGCTGTCCGTCCCTTCGGAGCCATCGTCTTCGGGCGGCTGGGAGACCTGTGGGGACGCAAGAACACCTTCCTGGTCACCATGCTGCTGATGGGACTGTCGACCTTCGTGGTGGGCCTGCTGCCCAACTATGCCGCCATCGGCATCGCCGCGCCGATCATCCTTGTCCTGATGCGGCTGATCCAGGGGCTGGCCCTGGGCGGCGAATACGGCGGCGCGGCCACCTATGTCGCCGAGCATGCGCCGCCCGGAAAGAGAGGCTTCTATACCTCCTTCATCCAGATCACGGCCACGGCCGGTCTGATGATCAGCCTGCTGGTCATCCTCGGTACGCGGTTCGCGGTGGGAGAGGCGGCCTTCCTCGACTGGGGCTGGCGCATCCCCTTCCTCGTCTCGATCCTGATGCTCGGAGTGTCGCTGCTGATCAGGCTGAAGCTGGCCGAGAGCCCGGCGTTCGCAAGGATGAAGGCCGAGGGCAAGGGATCGGCCACGCCGCTCAAGGACAGTTTCGGCAAATGGCCCAATCTGAAGCTGGTTCTGATCGCCCTGTTCGGCCTCGCCGCCGGCCAGGCGGTCGTCTGGTACACCGGCCAGTTCTACGCGATGTTCTTCCTGGAGCGGGTACTCAAGGTCGACGGCCCCCTGGCCCAGCTGATGACGGCGGCGGCCCTGTTCCTGGCCACGCCCTTCTTCGTTTTCTGGGGATGGCTGTCGGACAAGGTCGGGCGAAAGCCGATCATCCTTGGGGGCTGCCTCATCGCCGCCCTGACCTATTTCCCGCTGTTCCACGCTCTGACCGGAGCCGCCAATCCGCAGCTGGCGGCGGCCACGGCCTCGTCACCCGTCGTGGTCCACGCCGACCCGTCCGACTGCGCGTTCCAGTTTGACCCCGTGGGCAAGCAGACCTTCACCAGCTCCTGCGATCTTGCGAAGTCCTATCTGGCGAAGGCGGGCGTGACCTATTCCAACGCCATCGCTCCGGCCGGTTCGGCGGCCGAGATCAGGATCGGGGCTGCGACGGTAAAGAGCTTCAACAGCGTCATCGCCGAGGATGTTCAGTCCGCGTCACGGCCGGCCGGTGCGATCACCCGCGCCGAGTTCGCGGTTCGCAAGACGGCTTTCGAAAAGGACCTCGCCGCGGCTCTGGCGAGCGCCGGCTATCCGGCCAGGGCCGACAGTGCCCTGGTCAACAAGCCCCTGACCATCGCCATCCTGTTCGCGCTCGTCTTCTATGTGACCATGGTCTACGGGCCGATCGCGGCGGCGCTGGTCGAGATGTTCCCCACCAACATCCGCTACACCTCGATGTCGCTGCCGTATCACATCGGCAATGGCTGGTTTGGCGGCTTCCTGCCCACCACGGCTTTCGCCATGGTCGCTGCCACGGGCAACATCTACTATGGCCTGTGGTATCCGGTGGTCATCGCCGTGGTGACGGCCATAGTGGGTCTGTTGCTGGTGCGGGAGGGCAAGGCCGTCGACATCCACGCCTGA
- a CDS encoding integration host factor subunit beta, whose protein sequence is MIKSELIEKLAAENTHLTHAEVERVVNVVLGRMTEAMAAGGRVELRGFGAFSVRSRPARAGRNPRTGETVDVPAKAVPFFKSGKELRERLNASGDA, encoded by the coding sequence ATGATCAAGTCTGAGCTGATCGAGAAACTGGCGGCTGAGAATACGCATCTCACACACGCCGAGGTTGAGCGCGTCGTAAACGTCGTGCTCGGACGCATGACCGAGGCGATGGCCGCGGGCGGTCGCGTCGAACTGCGCGGGTTCGGGGCGTTCTCCGTCCGGTCCCGTCCGGCGCGCGCAGGCCGCAATCCGCGCACGGGCGAAACCGTCGACGTCCCTGCCAAGGCGGTACCCTTCTTCAAGAGCGGCAAGGAGCTGCGCGAGCGGCTGAACGCCAGCGGCGACGCCTGA
- a CDS encoding DUF6702 family protein, protein MAGARFRIGRRELLGGLMLVCGLVAGPARAHRGHAGLTVVEINAASGAVRVTHRFYAHDVEPALVSIAPDAQPSLDDPRAVADLEAHLAARFRLEIDGRAIDLTHGETVLAGDTVRVGFAGTSEAEPAVHAVTVDLDFFPGVHDDMEQQVNVRTGGVTRTILFRPGSAAQTVRFEG, encoded by the coding sequence ATGGCCGGCGCGCGCTTCAGAATCGGACGGCGAGAGTTGCTGGGCGGGCTGATGCTCGTCTGTGGGCTGGTCGCCGGCCCCGCCCGGGCCCACCGAGGCCATGCCGGTCTGACGGTGGTGGAGATCAATGCCGCGAGCGGTGCCGTTCGGGTGACCCACCGTTTCTACGCTCACGACGTCGAGCCCGCCCTGGTCTCCATCGCGCCCGATGCCCAGCCGTCGCTGGATGATCCGCGCGCGGTCGCGGACCTGGAAGCCCATCTGGCGGCGCGATTCCGGCTGGAGATCGATGGCCGGGCGATCGACCTCACCCATGGCGAGACGGTCCTGGCCGGCGACACGGTGCGGGTCGGCTTTGCGGGCACGAGCGAGGCGGAACCGGCCGTGCACGCGGTCACCGTCGACCTGGATTTCTTTCCTGGCGTCCATGACGACATGGAGCAGCAGGTGAATGTGCGCACCGGCGGCGTGACCCGCACGATCCTGTTCCGCCCCGGATCCGCAGCTCAGACGGTCCGCTTCGAGGGTTAA
- the cmk gene encoding (d)CMP kinase, giving the protein MTSPFVIAVDGPAASGKGTIASRLAAHYGLPFLDTGLLYRAVGLDVLTGGGDLGDARAAERAARALDAARLSEDPALTTGEAGEAASRVAGHPGVRAALLDLQQAFARQAGGAVLDGRDIGTVIAPDAPAKLFVTATPETRARRRWLQLAGRGDTLTFGDMLADIQRRDERDAGRGSAPMVQADDAVLLDTTDMDIEIAFDAARRIVEAARARHGL; this is encoded by the coding sequence ATGACATCCCCCTTCGTCATCGCCGTCGACGGTCCGGCCGCCTCGGGCAAGGGGACCATCGCCTCGCGCCTGGCCGCCCACTACGGCCTGCCCTTCCTCGACACCGGCCTGCTGTACCGCGCCGTCGGTCTCGACGTGCTGACCGGCGGGGGTGACCTCGGCGATGCCCGGGCGGCGGAACGGGCGGCGCGGGCCCTCGACGCCGCCCGCCTGTCCGAAGATCCCGCGCTGACGACGGGAGAAGCGGGCGAGGCCGCCAGTCGCGTGGCCGGGCATCCGGGCGTCCGCGCCGCCCTTCTGGATCTGCAGCAGGCCTTCGCGCGCCAGGCGGGCGGGGCGGTGCTGGACGGGCGCGACATCGGCACGGTCATCGCGCCGGACGCGCCTGCCAAGCTGTTCGTCACCGCGACGCCCGAGACCCGCGCGCGCCGCCGCTGGCTGCAGCTTGCCGGGCGCGGCGACACCCTCACTTTCGGCGACATGCTCGCCGATATCCAGCGCCGCGACGAGCGTGACGCCGGTCGCGGCTCGGCCCCCATGGTCCAGGCCGACGACGCCGTCTTGCTGGACACGACCGATATGGATATAGAGATCGCCTTCGATGCGGCCCGCCGTATCGTCGAGGCGGCGCGCGCGAGACACGGTCTTTAA